One Glutamicibacter halophytocola DNA segment encodes these proteins:
- a CDS encoding Ig-like domain-containing protein, with protein MARTASSGWTGMLKSTGFKATAIPVAAALAVTGAIIYPGFETADVELNDGGVWVVNQSEGKIGHVNYQSRTIDGGVATPLASYDLVQHEENVMVRNLEQASLTTIDPSMVQFAGDNNLPANSTFSFGSSVVAVTDAEHGTVQASSLEHIGDFKGEGAEPLIDSEGDVGAVVGTDDTIWAADYAAGILSSFTLDNDGAAVAGEQFEISELTSMKKPQLSAVGDTAVVFDDTSGELVTSEGGKATLENAANARIQAPGPDSGNVAIALDQSLATVSLSGKDTNYEQVDTAGTPIAPVRVGSCTYAAWQTSGEYVRFCDDPAGNQRTLIPEMTEGAELAFRVNRDVVVLNDVHSGQVWLANEGMEIVSNWSDLEPPAGEGEAKEEETKEITDAIELPNRTEENKKPIAENDQYSVRPGRTTLLPVLYNDVDPDGDLLTAAIEGSSPSLGAIQPVHDGTGFQIVVPEDAKGSASFNYTTKDGRGGQDTASVKLNVVGDDTNKAPEQQRTTVLRVQQGESVSHNLLTDWTDAEGDDLRLLGGTSEGDDVIRVQPDGTMTFQDDGKKLGQKEVAIQVSDGQESTKGRVLVEVMAESTIKPVTATDHVVTNIGESASFSPLENDTDPTGDGLRLAGVDDVPGLELASNAQTGAVTVKAERAGTYYVEYMATNGPASAPGLARIDVKKPEEQAADPIAVRDVALLPAGQDVLVNVLGNDTDPAGGVLVATGVQSATDKPFSTSIERNTFVRITDVRGLTDPTTISYTVSNGSHEATGSIRVIPIPAPPRMDPPQANPDTVTVRENDVATVKVLENDIHPNGGELTLRPKLEETEGLGEGSIISVADDTVRFRAGDFGGKAKQVSAVYTVAGPDGQETSATVTFNIQPAAEASDLEKNSPPNPEPVTGRVFAGSSTNVQVPIDDIDPDGDSVSLVQFGDSPRLGTAKIRDGSIDYTASPDASGTDEFSYVVEDRLGARATGTIKIGVAPLAETNNSPVAVNDFLTVRPDRPVAVDVMDNDTDPDGDPIALMSDVSSESGTDVSVADGRVLLTSPPDDGSISVRYMISDGRGGTAAGTLSIKSDPQAQLLAPIARDDRVSLEQVIENDEITVDILRNDEDPDGSADELKVSLPDNPGSAKVTEDGLAITAGEQPQVIAYSLEDADGLTSTAFVHVPGTAGARPILRSGLKLEVQAGETLPLNLEDLVLVREGRSPRLTTEESVASMPENDGELVKSATELSFRAPVDFDGSATVSFEVTDGEGPDDEKGLKSKLTVPINVTPAPGQDNSDEEQDQNEDGKSKEEEEEEEEEKQPDEKNFAPTLQSNSLSVGQGEEPALLDLRMAANDANEEDVPKLKFAVGSVEIQGVDAQLVDGHTLKVSADASTPKGTSGTVSVTVSDGVNPPVAANMRVTVTGSNRELPVAVADNVADAAQGKTEVVDVLANDHNPYADQGPLRLINARALQDTGNVEVKGDKVAITPKDDFVGTMRVEYTIGDVTEDVARNVIGTVTLNVKGAPEAPGLPRVQSTGDEKAVLQWDPPANNGSAITHYTVTGGGHTQQCATTTCTITGLTNDKVYNFTVTATNAVGESPASAQSADARPDVEPEQPAAPTGTSGDTQAAFKWTAPVSRGSAIQSYTLEISPAPGNGITQVTGITGTSYVWKGLKNGTDYQVRVRAVNKAAKPSVFSAYSAAVTPAGKPFKPSAPTAARKESAVDGGVVNVAWTAPGNNGAPITGYTLRVFKSGTLVKTVGSISADQRSQSVTGLSTSGSYTFTIAASNRVGASAQSSPSAAVTPYGRPKTISSVAAKATGAYRMVQLNFQAPGSNGSKITGYQYSTDGGAWKSFGGPGAVIDTGSNGNAHTWRVRALNAAGAASPSPASNQESAYGPLRDNANISASHGDDWITFNWNTNAGEDNGRTVSQTVKIGGNNTKNDGTQKVTGLGYSTDRTIKVIASDNAGQSRSWSKTEKTNPKPARSVTLSKGPNYNGYSNSTCDPDCYKYHVELYNFAPGTHTYLAQCYHSGGMFSDNNVTFNVNGNGRASADLPCVIEPGWSEPYYAVIDGTQSNKTTF; from the coding sequence ATGGCCAGAACTGCCTCATCCGGTTGGACCGGCATGCTGAAAAGCACCGGTTTCAAAGCAACTGCCATACCGGTAGCTGCGGCCCTCGCCGTCACCGGGGCCATTATCTACCCCGGATTCGAAACCGCTGACGTTGAACTCAACGACGGCGGCGTCTGGGTGGTTAACCAGTCCGAAGGCAAAATTGGCCACGTCAATTACCAGTCGCGCACCATCGATGGCGGCGTAGCTACGCCACTGGCCAGCTACGACCTGGTCCAGCACGAGGAAAACGTGATGGTCCGCAATCTGGAGCAGGCATCACTGACCACCATTGACCCATCCATGGTTCAATTTGCCGGCGACAACAACCTGCCCGCGAACTCGACCTTCTCCTTCGGCTCATCCGTCGTCGCGGTCACCGATGCAGAACACGGCACGGTGCAAGCCAGCTCCCTGGAACATATCGGCGACTTCAAAGGCGAAGGCGCTGAACCCCTGATCGACTCCGAAGGCGACGTCGGAGCCGTGGTGGGCACCGACGACACCATTTGGGCGGCCGATTATGCCGCCGGCATCCTTTCCAGCTTCACCCTGGACAACGACGGCGCGGCCGTCGCCGGCGAACAGTTTGAAATCTCCGAGCTGACGTCCATGAAGAAGCCGCAGCTTTCCGCAGTGGGAGACACTGCGGTGGTCTTCGACGACACCAGCGGAGAGCTGGTCACCTCCGAAGGCGGCAAGGCCACCTTGGAGAATGCAGCCAATGCCCGCATCCAGGCCCCGGGACCGGACTCCGGCAACGTCGCCATTGCCCTGGACCAATCGCTGGCCACCGTCTCGCTGTCCGGCAAGGACACCAACTACGAACAGGTCGACACCGCCGGCACCCCGATTGCACCAGTGCGCGTTGGCTCGTGCACCTACGCCGCCTGGCAGACCAGCGGCGAATACGTGCGATTCTGCGATGATCCCGCCGGAAACCAGCGCACCCTCATCCCGGAAATGACCGAGGGTGCAGAACTGGCCTTCCGCGTCAACCGCGATGTTGTTGTGCTCAACGATGTTCATTCGGGCCAGGTGTGGCTGGCCAACGAGGGCATGGAAATCGTCAGCAACTGGAGCGACCTGGAACCACCGGCCGGCGAAGGCGAAGCCAAGGAAGAAGAAACCAAGGAAATCACCGACGCCATCGAGCTGCCCAACCGCACCGAGGAAAACAAGAAGCCGATCGCCGAAAACGACCAGTACTCGGTGCGCCCCGGGCGCACCACCTTGCTGCCGGTGCTCTACAACGATGTGGACCCGGACGGCGATTTGCTGACCGCGGCCATTGAAGGATCCTCCCCGTCCTTGGGGGCCATCCAGCCAGTGCATGATGGCACCGGCTTCCAGATTGTGGTCCCCGAGGATGCCAAGGGATCGGCCAGCTTCAACTACACCACCAAAGATGGCCGCGGCGGGCAGGACACCGCCTCCGTGAAGCTCAATGTGGTCGGCGATGACACCAACAAGGCACCGGAACAGCAGCGCACCACGGTGCTGCGCGTGCAGCAGGGCGAATCGGTAAGCCACAACCTGCTCACCGACTGGACCGATGCAGAAGGCGATGACCTGCGTCTGCTGGGCGGGACCTCCGAGGGCGACGACGTGATCCGCGTCCAGCCCGATGGCACCATGACCTTCCAGGACGATGGCAAGAAGCTGGGGCAAAAGGAAGTCGCCATCCAGGTCTCCGACGGCCAGGAAAGCACCAAGGGCCGTGTCCTGGTGGAGGTGATGGCGGAATCCACCATCAAGCCGGTGACCGCCACCGACCACGTGGTCACCAATATCGGCGAATCGGCAAGCTTCAGCCCGCTGGAGAACGACACCGACCCCACCGGGGACGGACTGCGCCTGGCCGGCGTTGATGATGTTCCCGGATTGGAACTGGCCTCCAACGCCCAAACCGGAGCCGTCACCGTCAAGGCCGAGCGTGCCGGAACCTACTACGTGGAATACATGGCCACCAACGGCCCGGCCAGCGCTCCGGGCCTGGCCCGCATCGACGTGAAGAAACCCGAAGAGCAGGCCGCCGACCCGATCGCCGTGCGCGATGTCGCCCTGCTGCCGGCAGGCCAAGACGTGCTGGTCAACGTCCTGGGCAACGATACCGACCCGGCCGGCGGCGTGCTGGTGGCCACCGGCGTGCAAAGCGCCACGGACAAGCCGTTCTCCACGAGCATTGAACGCAACACCTTTGTGCGCATTACCGACGTGCGCGGACTGACCGACCCCACCACCATCAGCTACACCGTCTCCAACGGCAGCCACGAAGCCACCGGTTCCATCCGGGTCATCCCGATTCCCGCGCCGCCGCGCATGGACCCGCCGCAGGCCAACCCGGATACCGTCACCGTTCGTGAAAACGACGTGGCCACCGTCAAGGTGCTGGAAAACGACATCCACCCCAACGGCGGAGAACTCACCCTGCGCCCGAAGCTGGAAGAAACCGAGGGCCTGGGCGAAGGGTCCATCATTTCCGTCGCCGATGACACCGTCCGCTTCCGCGCAGGCGACTTCGGCGGCAAGGCCAAGCAGGTTTCTGCCGTATATACGGTCGCAGGCCCCGATGGCCAGGAAACCAGCGCCACCGTGACCTTCAATATCCAGCCCGCGGCCGAAGCCAGCGACCTGGAAAAGAACAGCCCGCCAAATCCGGAACCGGTCACCGGCCGCGTATTTGCCGGCTCCAGCACCAACGTGCAGGTGCCAATCGACGACATCGATCCGGACGGCGACTCGGTGTCCCTGGTGCAGTTCGGCGACTCGCCGCGCCTGGGAACCGCCAAGATCCGCGATGGCTCCATCGACTACACCGCCAGCCCCGATGCTTCGGGCACCGATGAGTTCAGCTACGTCGTGGAAGACCGCCTCGGCGCCCGCGCCACCGGAACCATCAAGATTGGCGTGGCTCCGCTGGCCGAAACCAATAACTCCCCGGTCGCGGTCAACGACTTCCTCACCGTGCGCCCGGACCGCCCCGTGGCTGTGGACGTCATGGACAACGACACCGACCCCGATGGGGATCCGATCGCCCTGATGAGCGATGTTTCCAGCGAATCAGGCACCGATGTGAGCGTTGCCGATGGCCGTGTGCTGCTGACCTCGCCACCGGATGACGGCAGCATTTCGGTGCGCTACATGATTTCCGACGGCCGTGGCGGCACGGCGGCCGGAACGCTGAGCATCAAATCCGATCCGCAGGCCCAGCTGCTCGCGCCTATTGCCCGCGACGACCGCGTGTCCCTGGAACAGGTCATCGAAAACGACGAGATCACCGTGGACATCCTGCGCAATGACGAGGACCCCGATGGCAGCGCCGATGAACTCAAGGTCAGCCTGCCGGATAACCCGGGCAGCGCCAAGGTGACCGAGGATGGCCTGGCGATCACCGCCGGTGAACAGCCCCAGGTCATTGCCTATTCATTGGAAGACGCGGATGGCTTGACCTCCACCGCCTTCGTGCATGTTCCGGGAACCGCTGGCGCCCGCCCGATCCTGCGCAGCGGCCTGAAGCTCGAAGTGCAGGCCGGTGAAACCCTGCCGCTGAACCTCGAAGACCTGGTTCTGGTCCGCGAGGGGCGCAGCCCGCGGCTGACCACTGAGGAATCGGTGGCTTCCATGCCGGAAAACGATGGCGAATTGGTCAAATCCGCCACCGAGCTCTCCTTCCGCGCACCGGTTGATTTCGACGGTTCGGCCACGGTGAGCTTCGAGGTGACCGATGGCGAGGGACCTGACGATGAAAAGGGCCTGAAGTCCAAGCTCACCGTGCCAATCAACGTCACCCCGGCCCCGGGCCAGGACAATAGCGACGAAGAACAAGACCAGAACGAGGACGGCAAGAGCAAGGAAGAAGAAGAGGAAGAAGAGGAAGAAAAGCAGCCCGACGAGAAGAACTTCGCGCCAACGCTGCAGTCCAACTCGCTGTCCGTCGGACAGGGCGAGGAACCTGCCCTCCTGGATCTTCGCATGGCCGCCAACGACGCCAATGAAGAAGATGTCCCGAAGCTGAAGTTCGCTGTCGGCTCGGTGGAAATCCAGGGCGTTGACGCCCAGCTGGTGGATGGCCACACGCTGAAGGTCAGCGCCGACGCCTCCACGCCCAAGGGCACCAGCGGCACCGTCTCGGTGACGGTCAGCGACGGGGTGAACCCGCCGGTGGCAGCGAATATGAGGGTGACCGTCACCGGCTCCAACCGCGAATTGCCGGTGGCAGTGGCCGATAACGTCGCCGATGCGGCACAGGGCAAAACCGAAGTGGTTGACGTCCTGGCCAATGACCACAACCCGTACGCCGACCAGGGCCCCTTGCGCCTGATCAATGCCCGCGCGCTGCAGGACACCGGGAATGTCGAGGTCAAGGGCGACAAGGTGGCGATCACCCCGAAGGACGACTTCGTGGGAACGATGCGCGTGGAATACACCATTGGCGATGTCACCGAGGATGTGGCCCGCAATGTCATCGGCACCGTGACCCTGAACGTCAAGGGCGCACCGGAAGCACCGGGCCTGCCGCGCGTGCAATCCACCGGCGATGAAAAGGCCGTGCTGCAGTGGGATCCGCCAGCCAACAACGGCTCGGCCATCACGCACTACACCGTCACCGGCGGCGGGCACACCCAGCAGTGCGCCACCACCACCTGCACCATCACCGGCTTGACCAACGACAAGGTCTACAACTTCACCGTGACCGCCACCAATGCGGTCGGCGAATCCCCGGCCTCCGCCCAGTCCGCCGATGCGCGCCCGGATGTCGAGCCAGAGCAGCCCGCTGCGCCGACCGGCACCAGCGGCGATACGCAGGCCGCGTTCAAGTGGACCGCTCCGGTCAGCCGCGGTTCGGCGATCCAGAGCTATACGCTGGAAATCTCCCCGGCCCCCGGCAACGGGATCACCCAGGTCACCGGAATCACCGGAACCTCGTATGTCTGGAAGGGCCTGAAAAACGGCACCGACTACCAAGTCCGGGTGCGCGCGGTCAACAAGGCCGCAAAGCCCTCGGTCTTCAGCGCCTACTCTGCTGCGGTCACCCCGGCCGGAAAGCCGTTCAAGCCATCGGCGCCGACCGCGGCCCGCAAGGAATCCGCGGTGGACGGCGGCGTGGTCAACGTGGCGTGGACTGCACCGGGAAACAACGGTGCCCCGATCACCGGGTACACCCTGCGCGTATTCAAGTCGGGCACCCTGGTCAAGACCGTGGGCTCGATCTCGGCCGACCAGCGCAGCCAGAGCGTCACCGGCTTGAGCACCTCCGGCTCCTACACCTTCACCATTGCCGCGAGCAACCGGGTCGGCGCCTCTGCACAGAGCTCGCCTTCGGCAGCGGTCACCCCCTACGGGCGGCCCAAGACCATCTCGTCGGTGGCCGCCAAGGCCACCGGCGCCTATCGGATGGTGCAGCTGAACTTCCAGGCTCCGGGATCCAACGGCTCGAAGATCACCGGATACCAGTACTCCACCGACGGCGGGGCATGGAAGTCCTTCGGCGGCCCCGGCGCGGTGATCGACACCGGATCGAACGGCAACGCCCACACCTGGCGCGTCCGGGCGCTCAACGCTGCCGGCGCGGCGTCGCCGAGCCCGGCCAGCAACCAGGAAAGCGCCTACGGCCCGTTGCGCGACAACGCCAATATCTCCGCTTCGCACGGAGATGACTGGATCACCTTCAATTGGAACACCAATGCAGGCGAGGACAATGGCCGCACCGTCAGCCAGACCGTGAAGATCGGCGGAAACAATACCAAGAATGACGGCACGCAAAAGGTGACCGGCCTTGGCTACTCCACCGATCGGACCATCAAGGTCATCGCCAGCGATAACGCTGGGCAGTCGCGCTCCTGGTCCAAGACCGAAAAGACCAACCCGAAGCCGGCTCGTTCGGTGACCCTGTCCAAGGGGCCGAACTACAACGGCTACTCCAACTCGACCTGCGACCCGGATTGCTACAAGTACCACGTGGAGCTCTACAACTTCGCGCCAGGCACGCATACCTATCTGGCCCAGTGCTACCACTCCGGCGGCATGTTCTCCGATAACAACGTGACCTTCAACGTCAACGGCAACGGCCGGGCCTCCGCGGACCTGCCTTGCGTGATCGAGCCGGGCTGGTCCGAGCCGTACTACGCCGTCATCGATGGCACGCAATCCAACAAGACCACCTTCTAG
- a CDS encoding AAA family ATPase — protein MSTEQASWFCDTFSTLVSNVGQSVLGKDQTIKLVLTAMLSEGHVLLEDAPGTGKTMLARSLAATVKGSNSRIQFTPDLLPSDVTGITIYDQRTGQFEFHHGPIFANLVLADEINRASPKTQSALLEVMEEGRVTVDGVTYPQARPFMVIATQNPIEQAGTYRLPEAQLDRFLIKTSIGYPDRAATVALLSGSAQRDRSASLRPVITTEAVVEMAQLATTVHVDAAVLDYVAALCELTREVPETRLGVSVRGALAMVRASKVWAASQGRNYVLPDDIKELAPHIFTHRLVLDPEAEFTGTTASQVITSVLAKVPAPTRRGSEDSVAAAENQDSGSGQEAH, from the coding sequence ATGAGCACCGAGCAGGCCAGCTGGTTCTGCGATACCTTCTCCACCCTGGTCTCCAATGTGGGCCAGTCCGTCTTGGGCAAGGACCAGACCATCAAGCTGGTGCTGACTGCCATGCTTTCCGAGGGGCACGTGCTGCTCGAAGACGCGCCGGGCACCGGCAAGACGATGCTGGCCCGCTCGCTGGCCGCCACCGTGAAGGGCAGCAACTCGCGCATCCAGTTCACCCCCGACCTGCTGCCCTCGGACGTCACCGGCATCACCATCTACGACCAGCGCACCGGCCAGTTCGAATTCCATCATGGCCCGATCTTCGCCAACCTGGTGCTGGCCGATGAAATCAACCGCGCCTCGCCAAAGACCCAGTCGGCGCTGCTGGAGGTCATGGAAGAAGGACGCGTCACCGTCGATGGCGTGACCTACCCGCAGGCCCGCCCCTTCATGGTGATCGCCACCCAGAACCCGATCGAGCAGGCCGGCACCTACCGGCTGCCCGAAGCCCAGCTGGACCGCTTCCTGATCAAGACCTCCATCGGTTACCCGGATCGCGCCGCCACCGTGGCCCTGCTCTCGGGCAGCGCCCAGCGCGACCGCTCGGCCAGCCTGCGCCCGGTGATCACCACCGAAGCCGTGGTGGAAATGGCGCAGCTGGCCACCACCGTGCACGTGGATGCCGCGGTGCTCGACTATGTGGCCGCGCTGTGCGAGCTGACCCGCGAGGTACCCGAAACCCGCCTGGGCGTCTCGGTGCGTGGCGCGCTGGCCATGGTGCGCGCGTCCAAGGTCTGGGCCGCCAGCCAGGGGCGCAACTACGTGCTCCCGGATGACATCAAGGAACTGGCCCCGCACATCTTCACCCACCGACTGGTCCTGGATCCGGAAGCCGAGTTCACCGGCACCACCGCATCCCAGGTCATCACCTCGGTGCTCGCCAAGGTTCCCGCCCCGACCCGCCGCGGAAGCGAAGACTCGGTAGCGGCGGCGGAAAACCAGGACTCCGGCTCCGGCCAGGAAGCGCATTAA
- a CDS encoding DUF58 domain-containing protein, with protein sequence MNRKARRSSRRSALNRRAGQSLSMASEALQVLREYLRPAASRARTYSDRFLGPLGSVISPLGFAVLGTTVLLWILGAVFGWQEAVLGAFMATVLLLAAVGFILGRNDFSVQLDLHRTRVAVGDRAVGALQVTNKASRSAAPVMMELPVGHGATAFRIPRLATAQEHEELFTIPTQRRQVLNVGPVRSVRQDPFAILRRQVKWTETYELFIHPKTTGLDGSSAGFIRDLEGMPTSDLSNSDVSFHALRDYQPGDDRRHIHWKSTARTGQLMVRQFEETRRSHLALSLSTNLEEYSEAHAEEDFELAVSVAASIGQQAVAEQRKLAILTQEGPVRTDSGRMMMDGLTRIEASPVLRENLVDVVRHTADTVPGASVVFFLTGTRTSAKALRAAWMHVPAGVRAIAIRCESGIEPTRSNIGELTVLSLGKLDELGLMLRKAVA encoded by the coding sequence ATGAACCGAAAAGCCAGGCGTTCCTCCCGGCGCAGCGCGCTGAACCGCAGGGCAGGCCAATCGCTGAGCATGGCCAGCGAAGCGCTGCAGGTCCTGCGCGAATATCTGCGCCCCGCCGCCAGCAGGGCGCGCACCTACAGCGACCGGTTCCTCGGCCCGCTGGGCTCGGTGATTTCGCCCTTGGGCTTCGCCGTGCTGGGAACCACGGTTCTCCTGTGGATCCTCGGCGCCGTCTTCGGCTGGCAGGAAGCGGTCCTTGGCGCATTCATGGCCACTGTTTTGCTGCTGGCCGCCGTCGGCTTCATCCTCGGTCGCAACGACTTCAGCGTCCAGCTGGATCTCCACCGCACCCGTGTCGCGGTCGGGGACCGGGCTGTGGGCGCCCTGCAGGTCACCAACAAGGCATCGCGCAGTGCAGCCCCGGTGATGATGGAATTGCCGGTGGGCCATGGCGCCACCGCCTTCCGGATCCCGCGCCTGGCTACTGCGCAGGAGCATGAAGAACTCTTCACCATTCCCACCCAGCGGCGCCAGGTGCTCAACGTCGGACCGGTGCGCTCGGTGCGCCAGGACCCCTTCGCGATTCTGCGCCGCCAGGTGAAGTGGACCGAAACCTACGAGCTGTTCATCCATCCGAAAACCACCGGGCTCGATGGTTCCTCCGCAGGCTTCATCCGCGACCTCGAAGGCATGCCCACCTCGGATCTGTCCAACTCGGACGTCTCCTTCCATGCACTGCGCGACTACCAGCCCGGCGATGACCGCCGGCACATCCACTGGAAGTCCACGGCACGCACCGGCCAGCTGATGGTTCGCCAGTTCGAGGAAACCCGGCGCTCCCATCTGGCCTTGAGCCTTTCAACCAATTTGGAGGAGTACTCCGAAGCCCACGCCGAAGAAGACTTCGAGCTGGCGGTTTCGGTGGCTGCCTCCATCGGCCAGCAGGCTGTCGCCGAGCAGCGCAAATTGGCCATCCTCACCCAGGAAGGGCCGGTGCGCACCGACAGCGGCCGGATGATGATGGACGGGCTGACCCGGATTGAAGCCTCCCCGGTACTGCGCGAGAATCTCGTGGACGTGGTCCGCCATACCGCCGATACCGTGCCAGGGGCCTCGGTGGTGTTTTTCCTGACCGGCACCCGCACCAGCGCCAAGGCCCTGCGCGCGGCCTGGATGCACGTGCCCGCCGGGGTGCGGGCCATCGCGATCCGCTGCGAGTCGGGGATCGAGCCGACCCGTTCGAATATTGGCGAATTGACCGTTCTCAGCCTGGGAAAACTTGATGAACTGGGCTTGATGCTGCGAAAGGCGGTGGCATGA
- a CDS encoding transglutaminase-like domain-containing protein, with translation MNKLPLWRFGVDAACLALALLLGALGLLDAYGASPNFMLAAAGGILAGLALAWANVYFRWGTWRTVGVFALLYLLLGTPLATPREAAFGVLPTASSLRTLLAGLVFSWKDMLTVAPPVGTYGGVLIVAFFSTLLTAVLAGLVAWRLRSPYWTLIPLLAMFVLGIAFGTRDVPLPIARGVALIAVLVGWLAWRTFMSSRITGAFNGLESGHGESRGGQQLLVRRVIAGALVLAGAGTITAAATPILAPENPRQVLRDALEPPVDLYDYPSPLTRFRKYVKTMADDTLLTVTGLPKGQRIRLAALDSYNGMVANVDPAAGGSFSPVGDASDIRSTDSAEGRETADLAIKIEDYDGVWVPAGGKLLGMDITGAREDELARSLFYSDTSESVLSSTGVRKGDSYTAKVQFPAQPTDDQLAKLDFAQLRMPELANVPAIAGAKAADFTGSARSDLERARGLEATLSGTGFFSNGTEGQVPSLSGHGAGRITSLLDADQMIGDDEQYAVAMALMAREQGMPARVVMGFYPEEYRPDQAVNLTGSDVHAWVEIAFEGEGWVAFNPTPNEDEQPTPPEQEPKSVPQPQVLQPPPPAQDEADLPPQTAPEPQEIEEEPKSFWERWGMVIKVAGISLGSLLVLLSPLALIALLKLQRRKKRSGTGNRAERMSGGWQELLSYATDHRISTANGATRRENAAVLATGFPALASSVATLSQQADAANFSREQPTEEQVQKYWDEVMAHTRKMQEPLSFFRRMRVNFSPRSLIHELAAKTVITARTFKRKSRKFPWQ, from the coding sequence ATGAATAAGCTCCCGCTGTGGCGTTTTGGCGTTGATGCCGCCTGCCTGGCCTTGGCGCTGCTGCTTGGTGCCCTGGGTCTGCTTGATGCCTATGGCGCCAGCCCCAATTTCATGCTGGCTGCTGCCGGCGGCATCCTCGCCGGCCTTGCTCTGGCCTGGGCGAATGTCTATTTCCGCTGGGGCACTTGGCGCACCGTCGGAGTCTTTGCGCTGCTCTACCTGCTGTTGGGCACCCCGCTGGCGACACCGCGTGAAGCGGCCTTCGGCGTTTTGCCCACCGCATCTTCGCTGCGCACTTTGCTGGCCGGACTGGTCTTCAGCTGGAAGGACATGCTCACCGTCGCCCCGCCGGTGGGAACCTATGGAGGGGTGCTCATTGTGGCGTTCTTCTCCACCTTGCTCACCGCGGTGCTGGCCGGACTGGTTGCTTGGCGGCTGCGCTCGCCGTACTGGACGCTGATCCCGCTCTTGGCCATGTTCGTCCTGGGAATCGCCTTCGGCACCCGCGACGTGCCGCTGCCGATTGCCCGCGGCGTGGCCTTGATCGCCGTTCTGGTGGGCTGGCTGGCGTGGCGGACCTTCATGTCCTCGCGGATCACCGGCGCCTTTAATGGGCTGGAGTCCGGGCACGGAGAATCACGCGGCGGCCAGCAGCTGCTCGTGCGCCGTGTGATCGCCGGGGCGCTGGTACTGGCCGGCGCGGGCACCATCACCGCGGCAGCCACCCCGATCCTGGCCCCGGAAAACCCCCGCCAAGTGCTGCGCGATGCGCTGGAACCGCCGGTGGATCTCTACGATTACCCCAGCCCGCTGACCCGTTTCCGCAAATATGTGAAAACCATGGCCGATGACACCCTCTTGACCGTTACAGGCCTTCCCAAAGGCCAGCGCATCCGCTTGGCGGCGCTGGATTCCTACAACGGCATGGTGGCGAACGTGGACCCGGCCGCCGGCGGAAGCTTTTCCCCGGTCGGCGATGCCAGCGATATTCGTTCCACGGATTCAGCCGAAGGGCGCGAAACGGCCGATCTGGCCATTAAAATCGAAGACTATGACGGAGTCTGGGTTCCTGCCGGCGGAAAATTGCTGGGCATGGACATCACCGGAGCCCGCGAAGACGAACTGGCCCGATCGCTGTTCTACTCCGATACCTCCGAGAGCGTGCTGAGCTCCACCGGAGTGCGCAAGGGCGATTCCTACACAGCCAAGGTGCAATTCCCGGCCCAGCCAACGGATGATCAGCTTGCCAAGCTGGACTTCGCGCAATTGCGCATGCCGGAATTGGCCAACGTGCCAGCGATAGCTGGAGCCAAGGCCGCGGACTTTACCGGGTCTGCACGCAGCGACCTGGAGCGGGCGCGCGGCCTGGAAGCGACGCTGTCTGGAACCGGATTCTTCTCCAATGGAACCGAGGGCCAGGTCCCTTCGCTTTCCGGACACGGAGCCGGGCGCATCACCAGCCTGCTGGATGCCGACCAGATGATTGGCGACGATGAGCAGTATGCGGTGGCCATGGCCTTGATGGCACGCGAGCAAGGCATGCCAGCACGTGTGGTCATGGGCTTCTATCCCGAAGAATACCGTCCCGACCAAGCGGTGAACCTGACCGGTTCCGATGTGCACGCCTGGGTGGAAATCGCCTTCGAGGGGGAGGGATGGGTAGCTTTCAACCCCACGCCAAATGAGGATGAGCAGCCTACCCCGCCAGAGCAGGAACCGAAGTCGGTGCCGCAGCCCCAGGTGTTGCAGCCGCCTCCGCCGGCCCAGGACGAAGCGGACCTGCCCCCGCAGACTGCACCCGAGCCCCAGGAAATCGAGGAAGAACCCAAGAGCTTCTGGGAACGCTGGGGCATGGTGATCAAGGTGGCAGGCATTTCGCTTGGCTCCCTGCTGGTTCTGCTCTCGCCACTGGCGCTGATTGCGCTGTTGAAACTTCAACGCCGCAAAAAACGCTCAGGTACCGGAAACCGGGCTGAACGCATGAGCGGTGGCTGGCAGGAACTGCTGAGCTACGCCACCGACCACCGGATATCCACGGCCAACGGTGCGACCCGCAGGGAAAATGCTGCGGTGCTTGCCACCGGATTCCCCGCCCTGGCATCATCGGTAGCCACGTTGTCCCAACAGGCCGACGCCGCGAACTTCTCTCGCGAGCAACCAACCGAGGAACAGGTGCAGAAGTACTGGGATGAAGTGATGGCGCATACCCGCAAGATGCAAGAGCCGCTGAGCTTCTTCAGGCGTATGCGGGTGAACTTCTCGCCGCGTTCGCTGATCCACGAATTGGCGGCCAAGACAGTCATCACAGCAAGAACATTCAAACGGAAGAGTAGGAAATTCCCATGGCAGTGA